Proteins encoded together in one Thamnophis elegans isolate rThaEle1 chromosome 10, rThaEle1.pri, whole genome shotgun sequence window:
- the PRKCI gene encoding protein kinase C iota type isoform X3, with product MPCPGEDKSIYRRGARRWRKLYCANGHTFQAKRFNRRAHCGICTDRIWGLGRQGYKCINCKFLVHKKCHKLVTRVCDRHAIPPELMDHSSVHSDNSEPVIPYHPSSHESLDHVGEEKEAKSRESGKVSSSLGLQDFDLLRVIGRGSYAKVLLVRLKKTERIYAMKVVKKELVNDDEDIDWVQTEKHVFEQASNHPFLVGLHSCFQTESRLFFVIEYVNGGDLMFHMQRQRKLPEEHARFYSAEISLALNYLHERGIIYRDLKLDNVLLDSEGHIKLTDYGMCKEGLRPGDTTSTFCGTPNYIAPEILRGEDYGFSVDWWALGVLMFEMMAGRSPFDIVGSSDNPDQNTEDYLFQVILEKQIRIPRSLSVKAASVLKSFLNKDPKERLGCHPQTGFADIQGHPFFRNVDWDMMEQKQVVPPFKPHISGEFGLDNFDSQFTNEPVQLTPDDDDIVKKIDQSEFEGFEYINPLLMSAEECV from the exons agAGCTCATTGTGGCATCTGTACTGACCGAATATGGGGATTAGGGCGCCAGGGATATAAATGCATCAATTGTAAATTTCTAGTTcataaaaaatgtcataaacttgTCACCAGAGTATGTGACCGTCATGCTATACCACCG GAGCTTATGGATCATTCCTCAGTGCATTCTGATAATAGCGAACCAG tgATTCCATATCATCCTTCAAGCCATGAAAGTTTAGACCATGTTGGTGAAGAAAAGGAG GCCAAGAGTAGAGAAAGCGGCAAAGTATCTTCCAGTCTAGGTCTCCAAGATTTCGATTTACTTCGTGTTATAGGGAGAGGAAGTTATGCAAAAGTACTTTTAGTTCGGTTAAAGAAGACAGAGCGCATTTATGCCATGAAAGTTGTGAAAAAAGAACTAGTTAATGATGATGAG GATATTGACTGGGTTCAAACAGAAAAGCATGTCTTTGAGCAAGCATCAAATCATCCTTTCCTTGTTGGTCTTCACTCATGTTTTCAGACAGAAAGCAG GCTATTTTTCGTTATCGAATATGTGAATGGAGGGGATCTCATGTTTCACATGCAGCGACAAAGGAAATTGCCAGAAGAGCATGCCAG GTTTTACTCCGCAGAAATCAGTTTAGCTTTAAACTACCTTCATGAACGAGGAATAATTTATAGAGACTTGAAGCTGGACAATGTTTTGCTGGATTCTGAGGGACATATCAAGTTGACTGATTATGGCATGTGCAAG GAAGGATTAAGACCTGGCGACACCACCAGCACTTTCTGTGGCACTCCTAATTATATTGCTCCCGAAATTTTACGTGGAGAAGATTATG GATTTAGTGTGGACTGGTGGGCTTTAGGTGTCCTGATGTTTGAAATGATGGCGGGAAGATCTCCGTTCGATATTGTTGGAAGTTCTGATAATCCTGATCAAAATACAGAAGATTACCTCTTCCAAG TTATTCTGGAGAAGCAAATCCGTATCCCACGGTCCCTGTCTGTGAAGGCAGCAAGTGTTCTAAAAAGCTTTTTGAACAAG GATCCGAAAGAACGTTTAGGATGCCACCCTCAAACAGGTTTTGCAGACATTCAAGGACATCCGTTTTTTCGTAATGTTGATTGGGATATG ATGGAACAAAAACAGGTTGTTCCTCCATTTAAACCACATATTTCTGGAGAATTTGGTCTGGATAACTTTGATTCTCAGTTTACCAATGAACCTGTACAACTGACACCTGACGACGA TGATATTGTAAAGAAGATTGATCAGTCCGAGTTTGAAGGATTTGAATATATCAATCCCCTCCTGATGTCAGCCGAAGAATGTGTCTGA
- the SKIL gene encoding ski-like protein isoform X2, translated as MCAMEAPQKKIILGHQSKGTVAQEDGSPPSKKAMTEIHVKDKIHTMVNKLPVIKKEHLDECEENPIDDREEDAKPNIAAASEPLNLNPGLKHTLAQFHLSSQSSLGGPAAFSARHSQENMSSVFVPLPSPQILPGPLLVPSDSSTELTQTLLEGESIACFKVGGEKRLCLPQVLNSVLRDYSLQQINTVCDELYIYCSRCSSDQLHILKVLGILPFNAPSCGLITLTDAQRLCNALLRPRTFPQNGSLLHAKSSLAQLKETGSAFEVEHECLGKCQGLFAPQFYLQPDSPCIQCSECYGMFSPQTFVMHSHRSPDKRTCHWGFESAKWHCYLHINQKYLGTSEERNVKQLLEQMKEKFSTKTQKIPQSKADSHYNVEFQQWYPVIKQETDSTDQPHSFIHPSYFFYMCDKVVAPNVSLSTKETTKTVEKISDVCKSFPGQSLKQQNGSKRKKSIFYQDIALEGQEKVDLKPRSGICASIDQPIPMKPANRRKTEQVSSRETTEDEMEISSDAQSSSQALSNGIGSDDDKGKMMEEVMKTYIKQQERLHTILQKKQHLQMEVEMLSSSKAMKELTEEQQNLQKELESLQTEHAQRMQEFYVEQRDLEKKLEQVIKQKCTCDSSLEKDKEAEYAAQLAELRQRLDHAEADRQELQDELRQEREARQKLEKMIKELKLQIQKSSKNGKGK; from the exons ATGTGCG CTATGGAAGCTCCACAGAAAAAAATCATCCTGGGACATCAATCAAAAGGGACTGTTGCTCAAGAAGATGGCAGCCCTCCATCAAAAAAAGCCATGACAGAAATCCATGTAAAGGATAAAATACACACAATGGTAAATAAGTTGCCAGTAATTAAGAAGGAACATTTGGATGAATGTGAAGAAAATCCTATAGATGACAGAGAAGAAGATGCCAAACCAAATATTGCTGCAGCATCAGAGCCTTTGAACTTAAATCCTGGTTTGAAACATACATTGGCACAGTTCCATTTAAGCAGTCAGAGTTCACTTGGTGGACCAGCAGCATTTTCTGCTCGACATTCACAAGAAAACATGTCATCTGTTTTTGTACCTCTTCCATCACCTCAGATTCTTCCTGGCCCATTGCTTGTCCCTTCAGATAGTTCTACAGAGTTGACTCAGACTTTACTGGAAGGGGAGTCTATAGCTTGTTTTAAAGTTGGAGGAGAAAAAAGACTTTGTTTGCCTCAAGTTTTGAATTCTGTCCTCAGAGACTATTCTCTACAGCAAATTAACACAGTGTGTGATGAACTTTACATCTATTGTTCTAGATGTAGTTCTGATCAGCTTCACATCTTAAAAGTTTTGGGGATTCTGCCCTTTAATGCTCCTTCTTGTGGACTTATCACTTTGACTGATGCTCAAAGATTATGCAATGCATTGTTGCGTCCTCGCACTTTTCCTCAAAATGGCAGCCTACTTCATGCTAAAAGTTCACTGGCCCAACTAAAGGAGACTGGAAGTGCCTTTGAAGTAGAACATGAATGCTTGGGCAAGTGTCAAGGTTTGTTTGCTCCACAGTTTTATCTTCAGCCAGATTCCCCATGTATCCAGTGTTCAGAATGCTATGGAATGTTTTCACCCCAAACCTTTGTGATGCATTCCCATCGATCTCCAGACAAGAGGACTTGTCACTGGGGCTTTGAGTCAGCGAAGTGGCACTGTTATCTTCACATTAATCAAAAATATTTAGGAACATCTGAGGAAAGAAATGTGAAGCAACTCttagaacaaatgaaagaaaaatttaGCACGAAGACTCAAAAAATACCCCAGTCTAAG GCAGATTCCCATTATAATGTAGAATTTCAGCAGTGGTATCCAGTTATAAAGCAAGAAACAGATTCTACAGATCAGCCACATTCATTTATACATCCCAG CTATTTCTTTTACATGTGTGATAAAGTGGTTGCTCCCAATGTATCTCTTAGTACTAAAGAAACCACAAAAACGGTTGAAAAGATATCAGACGTATGTAAATCATTTCCCGGGCAATCACTGAAACAGCAGAATGGTAGCAAACGCAAAAAAAGCATCTTTTATCAGGACATCGCTCTTGAAGGACAAGAGAAGGTTGACTTAAAGCCCAGATCTGGAATTTGTGCTAGTATAG ATCAACCCATACCCATGAAACCTGCAAACAGAAGGAAAACAGAACAGGTCAGTTCCAGGGAGACTACCGAAGATGAAATGGAAATAAGTAGTGATGCACAATCCTCATCTCAGGCTCTTTCCAATGGTATTGGATCTGATGATGATAAAGGGAAAATGATGGAAGAAGTCATGAAAACGTATATTAAACAGCAAGAAAGGTTGCATACAATTTTGCAAAAGAAGCAGCATCTTCAAATG GAAGTTGAAATGTTAAGTAGTTCCAAAGCCATGAAGGAGCtgacagaagagcaacaaaatttACAAAAAGAACTTGAATCTTTGCAGACTGAGCATGCTCAAAGAATGCAAGAGTTTTATGTTGAACAAAGAGAtttagagaagaagctggagcaggtaataaaacaaaaatgtacCTGCGATTCCAGCTTGGAAAAGGACAAAGAAGCAGAATATGCAGCTCAG TTAGCAGAACTGAGGCAGAGGCTGGATCATGCAGAGGCCGATAGACAAGAGCTCCAAGATGAACTGAGACAGGAACGGGAAGCGAGACAGAAGTTAGAGAAGATGATCAAGGAATTAAAACTTCAGATTCAGAAATCttcaaaaaatggaaaaggaaaataa
- the SKIL gene encoding ski-like protein isoform X1, which translates to MRGATTTVPHTGSPHVAFSAMEAPQKKIILGHQSKGTVAQEDGSPPSKKAMTEIHVKDKIHTMVNKLPVIKKEHLDECEENPIDDREEDAKPNIAAASEPLNLNPGLKHTLAQFHLSSQSSLGGPAAFSARHSQENMSSVFVPLPSPQILPGPLLVPSDSSTELTQTLLEGESIACFKVGGEKRLCLPQVLNSVLRDYSLQQINTVCDELYIYCSRCSSDQLHILKVLGILPFNAPSCGLITLTDAQRLCNALLRPRTFPQNGSLLHAKSSLAQLKETGSAFEVEHECLGKCQGLFAPQFYLQPDSPCIQCSECYGMFSPQTFVMHSHRSPDKRTCHWGFESAKWHCYLHINQKYLGTSEERNVKQLLEQMKEKFSTKTQKIPQSKADSHYNVEFQQWYPVIKQETDSTDQPHSFIHPSYFFYMCDKVVAPNVSLSTKETTKTVEKISDVCKSFPGQSLKQQNGSKRKKSIFYQDIALEGQEKVDLKPRSGICASIDQPIPMKPANRRKTEQVSSRETTEDEMEISSDAQSSSQALSNGIGSDDDKGKMMEEVMKTYIKQQERLHTILQKKQHLQMEVEMLSSSKAMKELTEEQQNLQKELESLQTEHAQRMQEFYVEQRDLEKKLEQVIKQKCTCDSSLEKDKEAEYAAQLAELRQRLDHAEADRQELQDELRQEREARQKLEKMIKELKLQIQKSSKNGKGK; encoded by the exons ATGAGAGGAGCGACGACCACAGTCCCACACACTGGAAGCCCTCACGTTGCGTTTTCAG CTATGGAAGCTCCACAGAAAAAAATCATCCTGGGACATCAATCAAAAGGGACTGTTGCTCAAGAAGATGGCAGCCCTCCATCAAAAAAAGCCATGACAGAAATCCATGTAAAGGATAAAATACACACAATGGTAAATAAGTTGCCAGTAATTAAGAAGGAACATTTGGATGAATGTGAAGAAAATCCTATAGATGACAGAGAAGAAGATGCCAAACCAAATATTGCTGCAGCATCAGAGCCTTTGAACTTAAATCCTGGTTTGAAACATACATTGGCACAGTTCCATTTAAGCAGTCAGAGTTCACTTGGTGGACCAGCAGCATTTTCTGCTCGACATTCACAAGAAAACATGTCATCTGTTTTTGTACCTCTTCCATCACCTCAGATTCTTCCTGGCCCATTGCTTGTCCCTTCAGATAGTTCTACAGAGTTGACTCAGACTTTACTGGAAGGGGAGTCTATAGCTTGTTTTAAAGTTGGAGGAGAAAAAAGACTTTGTTTGCCTCAAGTTTTGAATTCTGTCCTCAGAGACTATTCTCTACAGCAAATTAACACAGTGTGTGATGAACTTTACATCTATTGTTCTAGATGTAGTTCTGATCAGCTTCACATCTTAAAAGTTTTGGGGATTCTGCCCTTTAATGCTCCTTCTTGTGGACTTATCACTTTGACTGATGCTCAAAGATTATGCAATGCATTGTTGCGTCCTCGCACTTTTCCTCAAAATGGCAGCCTACTTCATGCTAAAAGTTCACTGGCCCAACTAAAGGAGACTGGAAGTGCCTTTGAAGTAGAACATGAATGCTTGGGCAAGTGTCAAGGTTTGTTTGCTCCACAGTTTTATCTTCAGCCAGATTCCCCATGTATCCAGTGTTCAGAATGCTATGGAATGTTTTCACCCCAAACCTTTGTGATGCATTCCCATCGATCTCCAGACAAGAGGACTTGTCACTGGGGCTTTGAGTCAGCGAAGTGGCACTGTTATCTTCACATTAATCAAAAATATTTAGGAACATCTGAGGAAAGAAATGTGAAGCAACTCttagaacaaatgaaagaaaaatttaGCACGAAGACTCAAAAAATACCCCAGTCTAAG GCAGATTCCCATTATAATGTAGAATTTCAGCAGTGGTATCCAGTTATAAAGCAAGAAACAGATTCTACAGATCAGCCACATTCATTTATACATCCCAG CTATTTCTTTTACATGTGTGATAAAGTGGTTGCTCCCAATGTATCTCTTAGTACTAAAGAAACCACAAAAACGGTTGAAAAGATATCAGACGTATGTAAATCATTTCCCGGGCAATCACTGAAACAGCAGAATGGTAGCAAACGCAAAAAAAGCATCTTTTATCAGGACATCGCTCTTGAAGGACAAGAGAAGGTTGACTTAAAGCCCAGATCTGGAATTTGTGCTAGTATAG ATCAACCCATACCCATGAAACCTGCAAACAGAAGGAAAACAGAACAGGTCAGTTCCAGGGAGACTACCGAAGATGAAATGGAAATAAGTAGTGATGCACAATCCTCATCTCAGGCTCTTTCCAATGGTATTGGATCTGATGATGATAAAGGGAAAATGATGGAAGAAGTCATGAAAACGTATATTAAACAGCAAGAAAGGTTGCATACAATTTTGCAAAAGAAGCAGCATCTTCAAATG GAAGTTGAAATGTTAAGTAGTTCCAAAGCCATGAAGGAGCtgacagaagagcaacaaaatttACAAAAAGAACTTGAATCTTTGCAGACTGAGCATGCTCAAAGAATGCAAGAGTTTTATGTTGAACAAAGAGAtttagagaagaagctggagcaggtaataaaacaaaaatgtacCTGCGATTCCAGCTTGGAAAAGGACAAAGAAGCAGAATATGCAGCTCAG TTAGCAGAACTGAGGCAGAGGCTGGATCATGCAGAGGCCGATAGACAAGAGCTCCAAGATGAACTGAGACAGGAACGGGAAGCGAGACAGAAGTTAGAGAAGATGATCAAGGAATTAAAACTTCAGATTCAGAAATCttcaaaaaatggaaaaggaaaataa